The following proteins come from a genomic window of Actinomycetota bacterium:
- a CDS encoding type II secretion system F family protein, which translates to MATSASEVLLSEGPGYDEEIDRPFSERLLGPAWGSFRKVGRIVTPTWQMKRMRRHAQLAGLGPGGVEGLLAIKAAAVAVGATVIPLAMAALGASFGPVVLWAIMGGTFGFFLPDLWIARKGEARQNDIRRMLPETIDLMAIAVQAGMGLEGSIELVARKLPGPLGEELQRLLQEIQLGSSRRQALQKLRERTEIGELSTFAMALIQADTIGSPVSDVLQTHASEMRLVRRQRARESAAKLPVKLLFPLLLTIFPALMIIVIGPAVISIIDAFSGGAL; encoded by the coding sequence GTGGCCACCTCCGCTAGTGAGGTGCTGCTCAGCGAAGGCCCCGGATACGACGAGGAGATCGATCGTCCGTTCTCCGAGCGCCTCCTCGGTCCCGCATGGGGCAGCTTCCGGAAGGTGGGACGCATCGTCACGCCTACCTGGCAGATGAAGCGGATGCGCCGTCACGCACAGCTCGCGGGCCTCGGCCCCGGTGGTGTCGAGGGACTCCTCGCCATCAAGGCTGCTGCAGTGGCAGTGGGCGCAACCGTGATTCCGCTGGCGATGGCAGCCCTGGGAGCCAGCTTCGGTCCCGTGGTGTTGTGGGCGATCATGGGCGGAACCTTCGGGTTCTTCCTCCCGGACCTCTGGATTGCACGCAAAGGCGAGGCCCGTCAGAACGACATTCGCCGGATGCTTCCGGAGACCATCGACCTGATGGCAATCGCGGTGCAGGCCGGAATGGGCCTCGAGGGCTCCATCGAGCTCGTGGCCCGCAAGCTGCCCGGTCCTCTGGGTGAGGAGCTTCAGCGCCTCCTCCAGGAGATCCAGCTCGGTTCCAGCCGGCGTCAGGCCCTTCAGAAGCTGCGGGAGAGGACCGAGATCGGTGAGCTCTCGACCTTCGCCATGGCTCTGATCCAGGCGGACACCATCGGCAGCCCGGTATCGGATGTTCTGCAGACGCACGCCTCAGAGATGCGGCTCGTGCGGCGGCAGAGGGCACGTGAGTCGGCGGCGAAGCTTCCCGTGAAGCTGCTGTTCCCGCTGCTGCTGACGATCTTCCCGGCACTGATGATCATCGTCATAGGTCCGGCCGTCATCTCGATCATCGACGCTTTCAGCGGAGGTGCTCTGTAG
- a CDS encoding type II secretion system F family protein, which translates to MTFLAAIFVGAGLLMVVFGISQRSSGRREELRQLLEIELEQPTKSPEALSDLMEKAGAYAERAMGKTATAVSLRGRLTQAGSNLKAGEFVAIVAITAAVVGLLFATLANSVVLGLLLALATPLLGLMYLRSKARKRLIALEGQLPAVLQLLAGSLDSGSSLLLALELAAEEGDAPLATELSRVIVETRVGRPLLESLEAMAERIGSKDISWTVEAIRIQHQTGGKLADTLRILAEFMRARLEVRGEVRALSAEARISGKVLIALPVGIGLFLFFIQPTYLEPMLTTTIGKLMMGGAVVGMILGSLWMKKLVQVEV; encoded by the coding sequence GTGACGTTTCTGGCAGCAATTTTCGTCGGAGCCGGGCTGCTGATGGTCGTTTTCGGCATCAGCCAGCGCAGCTCCGGCCGGAGGGAGGAGCTCCGCCAGCTTCTCGAGATCGAGCTGGAGCAGCCGACCAAGTCGCCGGAAGCTCTGTCCGACCTCATGGAGAAGGCAGGAGCCTACGCCGAGCGTGCAATGGGCAAGACGGCCACCGCAGTCAGCCTGCGGGGCCGCCTCACCCAGGCCGGCTCGAATTTGAAGGCCGGTGAGTTCGTAGCGATCGTGGCAATAACGGCCGCAGTCGTGGGCCTGCTGTTTGCGACGCTCGCCAACTCGGTGGTCCTGGGCCTGCTGCTCGCCCTGGCAACCCCGCTGTTGGGCCTGATGTACCTGAGAAGCAAGGCTCGCAAGCGCCTGATAGCACTCGAGGGCCAGCTTCCGGCAGTGCTTCAGCTGCTGGCGGGTTCGCTCGACTCCGGTTCTTCGCTTCTGCTGGCTCTCGAGCTGGCGGCCGAGGAGGGCGACGCCCCCCTGGCCACCGAGCTCAGCAGGGTCATCGTTGAAACCAGGGTCGGCCGGCCGCTCCTCGAGTCGCTCGAGGCAATGGCCGAACGAATCGGGTCCAAGGACATCTCGTGGACGGTGGAAGCCATCCGCATCCAGCACCAGACCGGTGGCAAGCTCGCCGACACCCTGAGGATCCTGGCCGAGTTCATGCGGGCACGCCTCGAAGTTCGTGGCGAGGTTCGGGCCCTGTCGGCTGAGGCACGGATCTCCGGCAAGGTGCTTATCGCCCTGCCGGTCGGAATCGGGTTGTTCCTGTTCTTCATTCAGCCCACGTACCTGGAGCCCATGCTCACGACCACCATCGGCAAGTTGATGATGGGCGGCGCAGTAGTCGGAATGATCCTCGGATCGTTGTGGATGAAAAAACTAGTCCAAGTGGAGGTGTGA
- the selB gene encoding selenocysteine-specific translation elongation factor, which yields MPVIGTAGHVDHGKSTLVNALTGIDPDRLEEEKRRGLTIDLGFAWFTTPAGREVGIVDVPGHERFIKNMLAGAGAINLNLFVVAANEGWKPQSQEHLDILHTLGISAAIVVITKTDTVDEETLAAVRDSVASKIEGTSLAGSPILGVSATTGEGLGELVAAVDHLLATTPEPADLGRARLWIDRVFTIKGSGTVVTGTLSGGFLEVDQPVEVLPGDTRARVRTIQSHRTQWTRLGPGNRTALNLVGADAKALGRGHSLGPLGAWRTTDKLLASLSFLPHLDHTPQERGAYKFHVGSVEIDATLRFLQAPGQNGEAGLAAIRLAKPTVLDFSDRFIIRDSGRQQTVGGGVVLEAHPGKFRGDAAVTAARARMLAGSRHDYVLVLLEESGFLPLDEIFVRTGVTPQAAQDLQILTLPNFAVSPEAFDRIAAQAISHVRAYQASHSLDPGLPLTTLRAALRLDHRFVDELVDELDRRKLVAADGTVVRTPDFKPMILAPERDQILRELNEAGASPPTVASLSQGYGADMVRALVRSGDLVQVSPDFVYPTEWVDRVKESLRARIAEAGPFTVAEFRDLVGTTRKFAVPFLEFLDRTGFTTRQGDVRKLGPKA from the coding sequence GTGCCCGTAATCGGCACCGCCGGGCACGTCGACCACGGAAAAAGCACCCTCGTAAACGCCCTGACCGGGATCGACCCCGACCGGCTGGAGGAGGAGAAGCGCCGTGGCCTGACCATCGACCTCGGGTTTGCGTGGTTCACCACCCCGGCGGGACGGGAGGTCGGCATTGTCGACGTCCCCGGCCACGAGCGGTTCATCAAGAACATGCTGGCCGGCGCCGGGGCGATCAACCTCAACCTGTTCGTGGTCGCCGCCAACGAGGGGTGGAAGCCGCAGTCGCAGGAGCACCTCGACATCCTCCACACGCTGGGGATCTCGGCGGCGATCGTCGTGATCACCAAAACCGACACCGTCGACGAGGAGACGCTGGCGGCGGTGCGCGACTCGGTCGCTTCGAAGATCGAGGGCACCAGCCTGGCCGGGTCGCCGATCCTGGGGGTCTCTGCGACCACCGGCGAGGGGCTCGGCGAGCTGGTCGCCGCCGTCGACCACCTGCTGGCGACGACCCCGGAGCCGGCCGACCTCGGAAGGGCGCGGCTGTGGATCGACCGGGTGTTCACGATCAAAGGGTCCGGGACCGTGGTCACCGGGACTCTGAGCGGGGGCTTTTTGGAGGTCGACCAGCCGGTGGAGGTCCTGCCGGGCGACACCCGGGCCCGGGTGCGCACGATCCAGTCGCACCGGACGCAGTGGACTCGCCTGGGGCCGGGAAACCGGACCGCGCTGAACCTGGTCGGGGCCGACGCCAAGGCGCTGGGGCGCGGCCACAGCCTCGGGCCGCTGGGGGCCTGGCGGACCACCGACAAGCTGCTGGCGTCGCTCAGCTTCCTCCCCCACCTGGACCACACTCCCCAGGAGCGGGGGGCGTACAAGTTTCACGTCGGGTCGGTGGAGATCGACGCTACCCTTCGCTTTCTCCAGGCGCCGGGACAAAACGGGGAGGCCGGGCTGGCCGCGATCCGGCTGGCGAAGCCGACGGTCCTGGACTTCTCCGACCGGTTCATCATCCGTGACTCCGGCCGGCAGCAGACCGTCGGCGGCGGAGTGGTGCTGGAGGCTCACCCGGGCAAGTTCCGGGGGGACGCCGCAGTCACCGCCGCCCGGGCCCGCATGCTGGCCGGCAGCCGGCACGACTACGTCCTCGTGCTGCTCGAGGAGTCGGGCTTCCTGCCGCTGGACGAGATATTCGTGAGGACCGGGGTGACACCCCAGGCCGCCCAGGACCTGCAGATCCTCACCCTGCCCAACTTCGCGGTGTCGCCGGAGGCGTTCGACCGGATTGCGGCCCAGGCGATCTCCCACGTCCGGGCGTACCAGGCTTCCCACTCGCTCGATCCGGGCCTGCCGCTGACGACCCTGCGAGCTGCGCTGCGCCTCGACCACCGGTTCGTCGACGAGCTGGTGGACGAGCTGGACCGCCGGAAGCTGGTGGCGGCCGACGGCACGGTCGTGCGCACGCCGGACTTCAAGCCGATGATCCTGGCGCCCGAGCGGGATCAGATCCTCCGGGAGCTGAACGAGGCCGGCGCCTCTCCCCCGACCGTTGCCTCGCTGTCCCAGGGGTATGGCGCCGACATGGTGCGGGCGCTGGTGCGTTCCGGGGACCTGGTGCAGGTCAGCCCGGACTTCGTCTACCCAACGGAGTGGGTCGACCGGGTCAAGGAGTCGCTGCGGGCACGGATCGCCGAGGCCGGGCCGTTCACCGTGGCCGAGTTCCGGGACCTGGTGGGGACCACCCGCAAGTTCGCGGTGCCGTTCCTGGAGTTCCTGGACCGGACCGGCTTCACCACCCGCCAGGGCGACGTCAGAAAGCTGGGCCCGAAGGCTTAG
- the selA gene encoding L-seryl-tRNA(Sec) selenium transferase — translation MAKTTAGDRALELRNLPQVDRLSGALPRSVPPSLRVAAARASIAAAAESILSGEAAPSFDELVASATGRLDAQGRRRLRPLVNATGVLLHTNLGRAPLAGGALDAVRDVASGYSNLEFNLETGKRGTRYEHSAEMLASLTGAESALVVNNNAAAVLLALSGLSRGKEAIISRGELIEIGGEFRIPEIMAESGAVMREVGTTNRTHLKDYVNAITPETGVILKVHPSNYEVTGFTKTVSGRELSELAHSRDIPLVHDVGSGLLSRHLPGGVPSWLSREPSVNDAVDDGADIVTFSGDKLLGGPQAGILVGRSDALAKLRKSPLLRAFRTDKTTLAALDATLMAYLSGEVARIPFWRMALAGAEEIGVRAKALAAGLPENRARVEVVSGFSTTGGGSAPASRIPTALLRVEPENGGAQALAEALLAHDPHVVARIEDGGLVVDLRTVDPPDDRVVASALSSALKGT, via the coding sequence ATGGCGAAGACGACGGCTGGGGATAGGGCTCTGGAGTTGCGCAACCTGCCCCAGGTCGACCGGCTGAGCGGCGCCCTTCCCCGGTCGGTCCCTCCATCGCTGAGGGTAGCCGCCGCCCGAGCGTCGATCGCGGCAGCCGCCGAATCCATCCTTTCCGGGGAGGCCGCCCCCTCTTTCGACGAGCTGGTCGCTTCGGCGACCGGACGGCTGGACGCCCAGGGCCGCCGGCGGCTGAGGCCCCTGGTCAACGCCACAGGGGTCCTCCTGCACACCAACCTGGGGCGTGCGCCCCTGGCGGGTGGAGCGCTCGACGCCGTCCGCGACGTGGCTTCCGGCTACTCCAACCTCGAGTTCAACCTGGAGACGGGGAAACGGGGCACCCGCTACGAGCACTCCGCCGAGATGCTGGCGTCCCTGACCGGCGCCGAGTCCGCCCTGGTGGTAAACAACAACGCTGCAGCGGTGCTTCTGGCGCTCTCCGGACTGTCCCGGGGCAAGGAGGCAATCATCTCCCGCGGAGAGTTGATCGAGATCGGCGGCGAGTTCCGGATTCCCGAGATCATGGCGGAGTCCGGTGCGGTCATGCGGGAGGTGGGAACCACCAACCGGACCCACCTGAAGGACTACGTCAACGCAATCACGCCGGAGACCGGGGTCATCCTCAAGGTTCACCCCTCCAACTACGAGGTCACCGGCTTCACCAAGACCGTGTCCGGGCGGGAGCTGTCCGAGCTGGCGCACTCTCGGGACATCCCCCTCGTCCACGATGTGGGCAGCGGCCTGCTCTCCCGCCACCTGCCGGGCGGGGTCCCCTCCTGGCTCTCCAGGGAGCCCTCGGTGAACGATGCGGTGGATGACGGCGCCGACATAGTCACGTTCTCCGGCGACAAGCTTCTCGGCGGCCCCCAGGCCGGAATCCTGGTAGGCAGGTCCGACGCGCTCGCCAAACTCCGCAAGAGCCCCCTCCTGCGGGCGTTCCGCACCGACAAGACCACGCTGGCCGCCCTGGACGCGACCCTGATGGCGTACCTGTCGGGCGAGGTCGCCCGCATCCCCTTCTGGCGGATGGCTCTTGCCGGCGCGGAGGAGATCGGCGTGCGGGCTAAGGCCCTGGCCGCCGGGCTGCCCGAAAACCGGGCCCGAGTCGAGGTCGTAAGCGGGTTCTCCACCACCGGCGGCGGCTCGGCCCCCGCCAGCCGGATCCCCACCGCCCTGCTTCGGGTCGAGCCGGAGAACGGCGGCGCCCAGGCCCTGGCCGAAGCCCTCCTGGCGCACGACCCCCACGTCGTGGCCCGGATCGAGGACGGCGGGTTGGTGGTGGATCTGAGAACGGTCGACCCGCCGGACGACCGGGTGGTCGCCTCCGCCCTAAGCAGCGCCTTGAAGGGAACTTAG